TGCTCGCGGTCGTCGCCTGGGGAGTTGCGATCGCCGCGGCGGGGTTGGCCCACCAGCTCTGGCTGATGGTCCTGCTGCTCGCCGTGGCCGGCGCCGCCGACCTGGTGAGCGCGGTGCTGCGCCAGTCGATGATGCTGGTCTACGCACCCGACCGGATGCGCGGCCGGCTCCAGGGCGTCAACACGGTCGTGGTCGCGGGCGGCCCTCGTCTGGGCGATCTGCGGGCCGGCACCATGGCCGCCGGGTTCGGTGGCGGGGTGGCCTGGGTGGCCGGCGGGCTCGCCTCGGCGGTCCTCGTGGTGGTGCTCGCGGTCGCGTTCCCGGCACTGCTGCGCTACCGGGCGGCGACGGCGTCGAGCGGTGACCGGACGTGACCGGTTAGGGTCGCCGACATGGAAAGCCCCGATCAGCGCCCGTTCTCCGGCGCCCAGTGGACCATCTCCGCCGCCGGCCACGAGGCCGTCATCGTGGAGGTGGGCGGTGGGCTTCGGACGTACCGGCACGACGGTGTCGACCTGGTCGACGGGTACCAGACCGACGAGGTCTGCCCCGGCTGCACCGGGCAGGTGCTGGCACCCTGGCCGAACCGGATCCGCGACGGCCGCTACTCGTTCGGGGAGCGGGTGCAGCAACTCCCGCTGACCGAGCCGGAGCGGCACGTGGCCATCCACGGGCTGGTCAACTGGGTGCCGTGGCGTCTGCTGGAGCAGTCCGAGGACGCGGTGACGGTCGGCTACGACCTTCCGCCCCAGCCCGGCTACCCGTGGCCGTTGCGGTTGGTCAGCCGGTGGAGCGTCGGTGTGGACGGGCTGCGCGCCGAGCACGAGGTGACCAACATCGGCGGGGAGGCGGCGCCGTTCGGCTTCTCCGTGCACCCGTACCTGCAACTGCCGGGCGTCGCGGTCGACGACCTGGTCATGCGGCTGCCGGCCCGTACCCGGCTGTTGGTGGACGGGCGGCTGCTGCCGGTCGGTGCGACCCCGGTGGCCGGCACCGAGTACGACTGGACCAGCCCGCGCCGGATCGGTTCCGCCGAGCTGGACCTCTGCTTCGGCCAGGTGATCCGCGACGCCGACGGCGGCTCGTCGGTGAGCCTGTCCGCACCGGACGGCTCGGCGGGGGTGAGCATCTGGGCGGACTCCGAGTTTGGCTGGTGGCAGGTGTTCACCGGCGATGCGCTCATCGGTGAGCGGCACCGCCGATCGGTGGCGATCGAGCCGATGACCTGCCCACCGGATGCGTTCCGCTCGGGCAAGGACGTGCTCACGCTCAAGCCCGGCACGACCTGGCGGGGTGCCTGGGGCATCCGGCCCGGAGCCTGATGGAGTTCGCCGAGGTCGTCCGGCGTCGGCGGATGGTGCGCAACTACGACCCGGACCGCCCGGTCCCGCCCGACGTGGTGGACCGGCTGCTCGACCACGCGGTCCGCGCGCCGTCGGCCGGGTTCGCCCAGGGCTGGGGTTTCCTGGTGCTGGAGGAACCGGCCGACCGGGAGCGGTTCTGGGCCGCCACCACACCCGAGGGCGGTGGTCGGGAGCGTTGGCTGGCGGGGATGCGCCGGGCACCCCTGATCGTGGTGCCGCACGCCAACGAGTCGGCCTACCTGCAGCGCTACGCGGAGCCGGACAAGGGTTGGACGGACCGGTCGACCAACCGCTGGCCGGTGCCGTACTGGCACGTGGACACCGGATTCGCCGCGATGCTGATGCTGCTCACCGCCGTGGACGAGGGACTGGGGGCGTGTTTCTTCGGCATCGCGCCGCAGCGGCTCGCCTCCTACCGGGACGCGTTCGGCGTGCCGGCCGAGTACCAACCCATCGGAGCCGTCACAATCGGTTACCGGGCACCCGACCATCGGTCACCATCGCTGCGCCGTGGGCGCCGCGGAATGGACGAGGTGGTGCGGCGTGGTCGGTGGAGCTGAGAATGACGTCCTGTTCGTCCGGTTGAGGATCGGACGAGCGGTAGCGAAACTGACATCAGGGAGCAGAACGCAGCGTGCGCTGGGCGGCTAGGCTGGCACGGTCATCGGTGCCGCGCCGCGCGGTGCCCGCCGCGGCCCGGCTCGGCGCTGTCGGTCGGCCCGGCCACGGGGAGGGGAGCGTGCCGTCGTGATCTTCAGAGCGGTCCGGGACGGGCGTCCCTACCCGGAGCACAACCTGACCCTGAAGCAGTGGGCGGAGATCCCGCCTCGTCCGCTGCGCCTGGATCAGATGATCACCACCAAGCGCGAGTTGGCGCTCGACAAGCTCCTCGCCGAGGACTCCACCTTCTACGGCGACCTGTTCCCGCACGTCGTGCAGTGGAACGGCGGGCTCTACCTGGAGGACGGGCTGCACCGGGCGTTGCGTGCCGCCCTGCAACAGCGCAACCAGATCCACGCCCGGGTGCTGGTGCTCTCCGAGCCAATCGAGTGACGAGCCCTTCTGTCGCTCGCTGAACCTTCGTTAGGGTGGCGTCCATGACCGCTCCGCTGGACCTGCTCGATCTGGACCCGTCGCTCACCGACGAAGAGCGACAGATCCGCGACGTCGTCCGCCAACTCGTCGACGACCGGGTGCGCCCGCACGTCGCCGACTGGTACGAACAGGGCCAGGTGCCCGCCCGCGAGCTGGCCCGGGAGTTCGGCAAGCTCGGCCTGCTCGGCATGCACCTGACGGGCTACGGCTGCGCCGGCGCCTCCGCGGTCGCCTACGGGCTGGCCTGCCAGGAGCTGGAAGCCGCCGACTCCGGCGTCCGTTCCCTGGTCTCGGTGCAGGGCTCGCTCGCCATGTTCGCCATCTGGCGCTACGGCAGCGCAGAGCAGAAGCAACACTGGTTGCCGCCCATGGCCACCGGCGAGGCGATCGGCTGTTTCGGCCTGACCGAACCGGACCACGGCTCCGACCCTGCCTCGATGGCCACCCGGGCCCGCCGCGACGGCGACGACTGGGTGCTCACCGGCGGCAAGATGTGGATCACCAACGCGCCGATCGCCGACGTCGCGGTGATCTGGGCGCGCACCGACGAGGGCGTACGCGGCTTCCTCGTCCCCATGGACACACCCGGCGTCACGGCCCGGGAGATCCACCGCAAGATGTCGCTGCGCGCGTCGGTGACCGGCGAGATCGTGCTCGACGACGTCCGTCTTCCGGCGGACGCCCAACTACCCGAGGCGATCGGGCTCAAGGCACCCCTGAGCTGCCTCACCGAGGCCAGGTACGGCATCGTCTGGGGCTCGGTCGGCGCCGCCCGCGACTGTCTGGAAACCACCCTGGCGTACGCCACCACCCGCACCCAGTTCGGTCGCCCGCTAGCCGGCTTCCAACTCACCCAGGCCAAGCTCGCCGACATGGCCGTCGAACTGGTCAAGGGGCAACTGCTCGCGCTGCACCTGGGCCGGCTCGCCGACGCCCAGCGGTTGCGGCCCGAGCAGGTCAGCGTGGGCAAACTGAACAACGTGCGGGAGGCCCTGGCCATCGCCCGGCAGTGCCGCACCATCCTCGGCGCCAACGGCGTCTCCGGTGAGTACCCGGTGATGCGGCACGCCAACAACCTGGAGAGCGTGCTGACGTACGAGGGCACCTCCGAGATCCACCAACTGGTCGTCGGGCAGCGGCTCACCGGGCTCTCCGCATTCGCCTGACCTGCCCGAATCCGCAGTCCCGGCGCTCGACGCGCGACTGTCGCAGTGGGGCCGTACCGTCATCGGCAGACGACGTGTCTGACGAGGACGGTGAGCGTGATGGCCCGCGACGCTGGCAACAACGAGCCCACGAGGGAGTTTCCCGGTTACCCGACCGGCGACGATCTCCGGGAGCGGTCGACCGCTACACCCGAGCCGACCACTGATACACCGGGCGGCCCTGGAAGTGCCGGCGGCCCCGGTGGCCCCGGCGGTCCGCCCGCCGGTCCTCCCGGCGGCCCAACCGCCGGTGGCGACGGTGGTGGTGGTGGTGGGGCCGCTCGCGGTCTGCTCCTGCTGCTCGGCGCAGCCGCGCTGGCCGTGGTGGTGCTGCTCGGCATCCAGGCGACCGGCTTCCTGCCGGAGTTCCGCAACCCGTTCGCCAAGGAGCAGACCGACCGCAGCCAGCCACCGCTGCTGAAGTCGATCCAGGACCTCAGCCGCTACGTGGCCGCCGAGGGTAACTTCCAGGTCGTCGTCGACACCCAGAACGACCGGCGCAACGTGCCAGACTTCCTGCTCAACGAGCGCACCCTGTTCGTCGGCGCCGGCAGCGTCGAGGCGTACGTCGACTTCACCAAGATCGGTGAGGGTGCCATCGTCCAGTCCGCCGACGGCAAGTCCGTCGAGATCAAGCTGCCCGCACCGCAGCTCGGCGAGACCAACCTCGACATGGAGAAGAGCTACGTCTTCGCGGAGCAGCGCGGTCTGCTCAACCGGCTCGGTGACCTGGTCGGCAACGACCCCAACCGACAGCAGCAGATCTACCTGCTCGCCGAGGACCGGATCACCGGTGCCGCCCGGGACAGCGGCCTCGCCGCCCGGGCCCAGGACAACACCCGCAAGATGCTGGAAGGGCTGCTGCGCTCCCTCGGCTACCAGCAGATCACTGTCACCTACACCGCCCCCTGATCTGCCACACCCCGTAACGCCGAAGCGCCCGCCCCGACTGTCCGTCGGAGCGGGCGCTTCCGTTTCGGCCGTCACTCCGCCGAGCGTCCGGCGGTAGGTCGGTGCTGCGCTGTGGCCCGGGCTCTGCCGCGTCGCTTGGTCACCATGATCGACCCGACATCGGCGACATGGGGGTATCCCGAGCACGAGATACCCCCATGTCGCCGATATGGAGTGGATCAAGGCGAGGCCGGCGCCCGTTCCGGGCACCACCCGCAGGCGGCCCGTTGCCGATCCGGGAGGCCAACCGGCCCGTTGCCGGTCCGGGAGGCCACTGACGTGGTGGCCTCCCGGATCAGTGCGACTGCG
The nucleotide sequence above comes from Micromonospora luteifusca. Encoded proteins:
- a CDS encoding aldose 1-epimerase family protein; this encodes MESPDQRPFSGAQWTISAAGHEAVIVEVGGGLRTYRHDGVDLVDGYQTDEVCPGCTGQVLAPWPNRIRDGRYSFGERVQQLPLTEPERHVAIHGLVNWVPWRLLEQSEDAVTVGYDLPPQPGYPWPLRLVSRWSVGVDGLRAEHEVTNIGGEAAPFGFSVHPYLQLPGVAVDDLVMRLPARTRLLVDGRLLPVGATPVAGTEYDWTSPRRIGSAELDLCFGQVIRDADGGSSVSLSAPDGSAGVSIWADSEFGWWQVFTGDALIGERHRRSVAIEPMTCPPDAFRSGKDVLTLKPGTTWRGAWGIRPGA
- a CDS encoding nitroreductase family protein gives rise to the protein MEFAEVVRRRRMVRNYDPDRPVPPDVVDRLLDHAVRAPSAGFAQGWGFLVLEEPADRERFWAATTPEGGGRERWLAGMRRAPLIVVPHANESAYLQRYAEPDKGWTDRSTNRWPVPYWHVDTGFAAMLMLLTAVDEGLGACFFGIAPQRLASYRDAFGVPAEYQPIGAVTIGYRAPDHRSPSLRRGRRGMDEVVRRGRWS
- a CDS encoding type II toxin-antitoxin system VapB family antitoxin, yielding MIFRAVRDGRPYPEHNLTLKQWAEIPPRPLRLDQMITTKRELALDKLLAEDSTFYGDLFPHVVQWNGGLYLEDGLHRALRAALQQRNQIHARVLVLSEPIE
- a CDS encoding acyl-CoA dehydrogenase family protein, whose protein sequence is MTAPLDLLDLDPSLTDEERQIRDVVRQLVDDRVRPHVADWYEQGQVPARELAREFGKLGLLGMHLTGYGCAGASAVAYGLACQELEAADSGVRSLVSVQGSLAMFAIWRYGSAEQKQHWLPPMATGEAIGCFGLTEPDHGSDPASMATRARRDGDDWVLTGGKMWITNAPIADVAVIWARTDEGVRGFLVPMDTPGVTAREIHRKMSLRASVTGEIVLDDVRLPADAQLPEAIGLKAPLSCLTEARYGIVWGSVGAARDCLETTLAYATTRTQFGRPLAGFQLTQAKLADMAVELVKGQLLALHLGRLADAQRLRPEQVSVGKLNNVREALAIARQCRTILGANGVSGEYPVMRHANNLESVLTYEGTSEIHQLVVGQRLTGLSAFA
- a CDS encoding DUF4230 domain-containing protein — its product is MARDAGNNEPTREFPGYPTGDDLRERSTATPEPTTDTPGGPGSAGGPGGPGGPPAGPPGGPTAGGDGGGGGGAARGLLLLLGAAALAVVVLLGIQATGFLPEFRNPFAKEQTDRSQPPLLKSIQDLSRYVAAEGNFQVVVDTQNDRRNVPDFLLNERTLFVGAGSVEAYVDFTKIGEGAIVQSADGKSVEIKLPAPQLGETNLDMEKSYVFAEQRGLLNRLGDLVGNDPNRQQQIYLLAEDRITGAARDSGLAARAQDNTRKMLEGLLRSLGYQQITVTYTAP